Proteins encoded within one genomic window of Patescibacteria group bacterium:
- the sufC gene encoding Fe-S cluster assembly ATPase SufC, with the protein MKDTFEIIGLKVTVAGKIILKGLNLKIKKGEMHILMGPNGAGKTSLVLAAMGHPGYKVTSGLMTIGNQEITNLPSEQRSKLGLFVSFQKPPEIPGVSVRNLLRMVVKDDLEEKIAKNMHDLQIKEEFLSRSLNENFSGGEMRKMELLQAKVLKPRFLILDEIDSGLDIDSLKLITKIISQMSQNAGLLVITHNPRLLKFLKPDYVHVMLGGRIVKSDGLKLGEEIERRGYSWLAKN; encoded by the coding sequence ATGAAAGACACTTTTGAAATCATCGGTTTAAAGGTGACCGTTGCGGGCAAAATAATCCTTAAGGGCCTTAATTTAAAAATTAAAAAGGGAGAAATGCATATTTTGATGGGGCCCAACGGTGCCGGTAAAACCAGTCTGGTCTTAGCCGCCATGGGGCACCCCGGCTATAAGGTGACAAGCGGTCTAATGACAATCGGCAATCAGGAAATAACTAATCTTCCTTCGGAACAGCGTTCAAAATTAGGTCTTTTTGTTTCTTTCCAAAAACCTCCGGAAATTCCCGGTGTTTCCGTCCGGAATTTATTAAGAATGGTTGTTAAGGACGATCTGGAAGAAAAAATCGCGAAGAATATGCATGATCTTCAAATTAAAGAAGAATTCTTAAGCCGCTCGCTTAACGAAAATTTCTCCGGTGGAGAAATGAGAAAAATGGAATTGCTTCAGGCAAAAGTTTTAAAACCTCGCTTTTTGATTTTAGACGAAATCGACAGCGGTTTAGATATTGACAGTTTAAAGTTGATAACAAAAATCATCAGCCAAATGAGTCAAAACGCCGGCCTTTTGGTGATTACTCATAATCCCAGACTCTTAAAATTTTTAAAACCCGACTACGTCCACGTCATGCTGGGCGGAAGAATCGTCAAGAGCGATGGTTTGAAATTAGGTGAAGAAATTGAAAGGAGGGGTTATTCGTGGTTGGCAAAAAATTAA
- a CDS encoding cysteine desulfurase — translation MLDTQKIRSDFPILKRKINGKLLIYLDSTASSLKPQLVLSAMDEYYTKFGVNIFRGLYKLSQEATEAYEEARQKVASFIGSQTPKEVIFVRNTTEAVNLVATAWGMANIDKQSEIICTVMEHHSNFLPWQQLAKNKGARIKYLDIDQDGKLKTQNSKLNGIVTRKTKLIALTHVSNVLGTINPIREISQAVKKINPDCLVFVDAAQSVPHLPIDVCDLGCDFLAFSGHKMLGPVGIGVLWGKKKPLDEMPPYQYGGEMIKDVFLEQTTFAESPAKFEAGTPNIAGAIGLGAAVSYLQKVGMENVRKHELLLTDYALKQLGKIANLTVYGPKKAEERGGVIAFNVSGIHPHDLAQILDEDNLCLRSGQHCAMPLHQRLGISASCRVSFYVYNTGEEIDKLIKGIKKAQKIFKV, via the coding sequence ATGTTAGACACCCAAAAAATCAGAAGCGATTTTCCGATTTTAAAAAGAAAAATTAACGGTAAATTGCTTATTTATCTTGATTCCACGGCTTCGTCTTTAAAACCGCAGCTGGTCCTTTCGGCGATGGACGAATATTACACCAAATTCGGGGTGAATATTTTCCGCGGTCTTTATAAGTTGTCTCAAGAGGCAACTGAAGCTTATGAAGAAGCGCGGCAGAAAGTCGCCTCTTTTATAGGCAGCCAAACGCCTAAAGAAGTTATTTTTGTCAGGAATACGACCGAGGCGGTTAACCTGGTGGCCACTGCTTGGGGAATGGCCAATATTGACAAACAAAGCGAAATTATCTGTACCGTGATGGAGCATCACTCCAATTTTCTTCCCTGGCAGCAATTGGCCAAAAACAAGGGCGCGAGAATTAAATATCTGGATATAGATCAAGACGGAAAACTCAAAACTCAAAACTCAAAACTCAACGGAATCGTGACCAGAAAAACCAAATTAATCGCCTTAACTCATGTTTCTAACGTCTTGGGAACAATTAATCCTATAAGGGAAATTTCTCAGGCCGTGAAAAAGATTAATCCTGATTGTTTGGTTTTTGTTGATGCGGCCCAATCGGTTCCGCATTTGCCCATTGACGTTTGTGACCTGGGTTGTGATTTTTTAGCCTTTTCCGGGCATAAAATGCTCGGGCCGGTCGGGATCGGTGTTCTTTGGGGGAAAAAGAAACCCCTGGACGAAATGCCTCCCTATCAATACGGTGGCGAGATGATTAAAGATGTTTTTCTTGAACAAACGACCTTTGCCGAGTCTCCGGCCAAATTTGAAGCCGGGACGCCCAATATTGCCGGCGCCATCGGCTTAGGAGCCGCCGTTTCCTACCTTCAAAAAGTCGGTATGGAAAATGTCAGAAAGCATGAATTATTATTGACCGATTACGCTTTAAAACAATTAGGCAAAATCGCCAATTTAACTGTTTACGGACCCAAAAAAGCCGAAGAACGCGGAGGGGTTATCGCTTTTAATGTTTCAGGCATTCATCCTCATGATTTGGCGCAAATTCTAGACGAAGACAATCTTTGCCTAAGATCCGGTCAACACTGCGCCATGCCCTTACATCAACGTTTGGGAATTTCGGCTTCGTGCCGGGTAAGTTTTTATGTTTATAATACTGGTGAGGAAATTGATAAATTAATCAAGGGCATTAAAAAAGCCCAAAAGATTTTTAAAGTTTAA
- a CDS encoding 2-oxoacid:acceptor oxidoreductase subunit alpha translates to MEKSITWKIGGPAGFGIMVSGTILAKAFARAGLYLASTTEYPSLIRGGHNTYIIRASAEEIFSLIFSVDLLVALNQETIILHKDELSQGAGLIYDSEDPEIGKDLLPEANCHLFPVPLVKLATQDGGAKLMMNNVALGSSWAVMNLPFEILAGVVADVFNKKGEEIIKENLQAAKAGFEYIKKNFPHDFDYQLHEGQAPKRLVLSGNEAIGLGAIMAGLGFAALYPMTPINGLLQFLASKSEEAGFVFKQPEDEIAGINMAIGASYAGARSLVATSGGGFSLMTEAYSMAAMTETPLVVVMGIRPGPSSGLPTWTGQGDLKFVLGASPGDFTRIVLTPGDPQECFELTQVAFNLADRYQTPVILLVDKFLCESLGTIEKAKIATERIAIDRGKLLDLSAADYKRYQITEDGISPRILPGKIFFVTDSYEHDEMGLATEDASMIKKMVEKRGRKFSLLEKEVPEPQLFGDQDAEITLVGWGSTKGAAREAIGRLKTQHVGLKINYLHLNWINPFPKEAVTKILSKAKKIISCEGNATGQMAGFLREQTGVEIKKQILKYDGRAFFPEDIIEGVKKYA, encoded by the coding sequence ATGGAGAAAAGTATAACTTGGAAAATTGGCGGTCCGGCCGGTTTCGGCATCATGGTTTCCGGAACCATTTTAGCTAAGGCTTTTGCCCGCGCCGGTCTTTATCTTGCTTCAACGACCGAATACCCTTCCTTAATTCGCGGCGGCCACAACACTTATATTATCAGAGCCTCGGCAGAGGAAATTTTTTCCCTGATTTTCTCCGTTGATCTTTTGGTAGCCTTAAACCAGGAAACGATAATTTTGCATAAAGACGAACTGTCCCAGGGTGCCGGTTTAATTTACGATAGCGAAGACCCAGAGATTGGGAAGGATCTTTTACCGGAAGCAAATTGCCATCTTTTCCCCGTGCCCTTAGTGAAGTTAGCCACTCAAGACGGCGGGGCCAAACTCATGATGAATAATGTCGCTTTGGGTTCTTCGTGGGCGGTTATGAATCTGCCTTTTGAAATTTTAGCCGGTGTTGTTGCCGACGTTTTTAATAAAAAGGGTGAGGAAATCATTAAAGAAAACCTGCAGGCGGCCAAAGCCGGCTTCGAATATATCAAGAAAAATTTTCCTCATGATTTTGATTATCAGCTTCATGAAGGTCAGGCGCCGAAACGTTTGGTTTTATCGGGTAACGAGGCGATCGGTTTGGGAGCCATCATGGCCGGCTTGGGTTTTGCCGCGCTTTATCCCATGACGCCCATTAACGGTCTTTTGCAATTTTTAGCCAGTAAAAGTGAAGAAGCGGGTTTTGTTTTTAAACAACCGGAAGACGAAATTGCCGGTATCAATATGGCGATTGGCGCTTCTTATGCCGGGGCCAGAAGTTTGGTCGCGACTTCAGGCGGCGGTTTTTCTTTAATGACCGAAGCTTATTCCATGGCGGCGATGACCGAGACACCTTTAGTTGTCGTGATGGGCATAAGACCCGGGCCCTCAAGCGGTTTGCCGACCTGGACCGGACAGGGCGATCTTAAATTTGTCCTGGGAGCTTCACCGGGTGATTTTACCCGGATTGTTTTAACGCCCGGAGATCCCCAGGAATGTTTTGAATTAACGCAGGTTGCTTTTAATTTAGCCGACCGTTATCAAACCCCGGTTATCCTTTTGGTGGACAAATTTTTATGCGAAAGCTTAGGCACAATCGAAAAAGCGAAAATTGCGACAGAGAGAATAGCTATTGATAGAGGTAAACTTCTGGATTTATCGGCGGCCGATTATAAAAGGTATCAGATAACCGAAGACGGGATTTCACCGAGAATTTTGCCCGGGAAGATCTTTTTTGTGACCGACTCTTACGAACACGACGAAATGGGTTTGGCAACCGAAGACGCTTCAATGATCAAAAAGATGGTGGAGAAAAGAGGTCGTAAATTCTCCTTACTGGAAAAAGAGGTGCCCGAACCGCAACTTTTCGGGGATCAGGATGCCGAAATAACCCTGGTCGGTTGGGGGTCAACCAAGGGAGCGGCGAGAGAAGCGATAGGAAGACTTAAAACTCAACACGTAGGACTTAAAATCAATTATCTTCATTTAAATTGGATAAATCCGTTTCCCAAAGAAGCAGTGACGAAGATTTTATCAAAAGCCAAAAAAATCATCAGTTGCGAAGGCAACGCCACCGGTCAGATGGCTGGTTTTTTAAGGGAACAAACCGGCGTGGAAATTAAAAAGCAAATTTTAAAATATGATGGCCGGGCTTTTTTCCCTGAAGACATCATTGAAGGAGTGAAAAAATATGCTTGA
- a CDS encoding Rrf2 family transcriptional regulator yields the protein MKITKRQDYAILLMTKLCLEWQKRLVPLSEIAKTYHLSPLFLKQLAIDLKSAKLIKSKEGMGGGYSLSRRPQTINLADILISLSGQQILSPSCLKKNSRCALISTCPPKRIWQKINTEMTKSLQKISLAEIAR from the coding sequence ATGAAAATCACCAAGCGCCAGGATTACGCCATTTTACTTATGACTAAGCTTTGCCTTGAGTGGCAAAAGCGCCTCGTGCCATTGTCGGAAATTGCTAAAACCTATCATCTTTCGCCGCTTTTTTTAAAACAGTTAGCCATTGATTTAAAAAGCGCCAAACTGATTAAAAGCAAAGAAGGGATGGGCGGCGGCTACTCTTTATCCCGTCGTCCGCAAACCATTAACCTGGCCGATATCCTGATAAGTCTTTCCGGGCAACAAATTTTATCGCCAAGTTGTTTGAAGAAAAACAGTCGTTGCGCGTTAATTTCGACTTGTCCGCCGAAAAGGATTTGGCAAAAAATCAATACGGAAATGACTAAAAGTCTTCAAAAAATCAGTTTAGCGGAGATCGCCAGATGA
- a CDS encoding SurA N-terminal domain-containing protein — MKIKLNFAKVKNLQDNLQKRIKLNRKITVFSLGLLLLLLTLYTFKGQFVVALVNGRPIFRTTLISELEKQAGAKVLDSLITKSLVFEEAGKQKVSVSNDEINQEIKKLEDNFNKQGQSLDQLLSAQGMTRKDLEEQIRLQKIVEKILVKEVTVTDGEIKDYFDKNKTSLYKTSKFEDVKEAIKKQLEQEKLSEKIQSWLSSLRESAKINYFLKL; from the coding sequence ATGAAAATTAAATTAAATTTTGCCAAAGTTAAAAACTTACAAGATAATCTCCAAAAAAGAATAAAGCTTAACCGCAAAATAACTGTTTTTTCCCTGGGTCTTCTTCTTTTACTTTTAACTCTTTATACCTTTAAGGGCCAATTTGTCGTTGCCCTGGTTAACGGCCGGCCGATTTTTCGAACCACTTTAATTTCGGAATTGGAAAAACAAGCCGGGGCCAAAGTTTTGGACTCTTTAATTACGAAATCTTTAGTTTTTGAAGAGGCCGGTAAACAAAAGGTGAGCGTAAGTAACGACGAGATTAACCAGGAAATTAAAAAACTGGAAGATAATTTTAATAAACAAGGACAAAGCCTTGACCAGCTTTTATCGGCTCAAGGGATGACGCGCAAGGATTTGGAAGAACAAATAAGATTGCAAAAAATCGTCGAAAAGATACTTGTCAAAGAAGTCACCGTTACCGATGGGGAAATCAAAGATTATTTTGACAAAAATAAAACCAGTCTTTATAAAACTTCAAAATTTGAAGACGTTAAGGAAGCAATCAAAAAACAACTGGAGCAGGAAAAACTGAGCGAAAAAATTCAAAGCTGGCTAAGCTCGCTTCGCGAGAGCGCCAAGATTAATTATTTTCTTAAACTTTAA
- the sufB gene encoding Fe-S cluster assembly protein SufB has product MVGKKLIEEISYQKKEPDWMRKLRLKAWEIYEKKPLPNFGPDLRDLDLTKINYYQTPKTLPQSRWQDLPLDIRQTYEKLKIPEMEKKYLAGNLAQYESSAVYEKLKKTWEDKKVIFLDMDSALQKYPEEVKKYFMNLVSFDEHKFTALHTAFWSGGTFIYLPQDVCLCLPLQSYFRMQSARLGQFEHTIIVADRGSFVHYLEGCTAPQDSEFSLHAGAVEVYVGKQARVRFTTVQNWSKNIYNLATKRALVGENGRIEWVSGSLGSKVTMLYPTSVLGEKGASSSHLSISWAGKGQVKDTGGKVIHLAENTSSTITAKSLSSGGGKNIFRGQIKVLSGAKNCRSLMRCDSLILDKTSEAESFPSLDIKEKDVAVGHEATVGRISEEQLFYLQSRGISEKEATNLIVAGFIEPIISEIPLEYSVELNRLIEMELN; this is encoded by the coding sequence GTGGTTGGCAAAAAATTAATTGAGGAAATCTCTTATCAAAAAAAAGAGCCCGATTGGATGAGAAAATTGCGTCTTAAGGCTTGGGAAATTTATGAAAAGAAACCCTTGCCCAATTTTGGTCCTGATTTACGTGATCTTGATTTGACGAAAATTAATTATTACCAAACTCCCAAAACTCTTCCGCAAAGCCGCTGGCAGGATTTGCCCTTGGACATTCGGCAAACTTATGAAAAATTGAAAATTCCCGAAATGGAGAAAAAGTATTTAGCCGGCAATTTAGCCCAATATGAATCCTCGGCCGTTTACGAAAAACTGAAGAAAACCTGGGAAGACAAAAAGGTCATTTTTCTGGATATGGATTCGGCTTTACAAAAATACCCCGAGGAAGTCAAAAAATATTTCATGAATTTGGTTTCTTTTGACGAGCACAAATTCACTGCTTTGCACACGGCTTTTTGGTCGGGCGGCACTTTTATTTATTTGCCTCAAGACGTTTGTCTTTGTTTGCCTTTACAGTCGTATTTTAGAATGCAATCAGCCAGATTAGGTCAATTTGAGCACACGATTATTGTGGCCGACCGGGGTTCCTTCGTGCATTACCTTGAAGGTTGTACGGCGCCTCAAGATTCCGAATTTTCCCTTCATGCCGGCGCGGTCGAAGTTTACGTTGGTAAACAAGCCAGGGTGCGTTTTACGACCGTTCAGAATTGGAGTAAAAATATTTACAATTTGGCGACCAAAAGAGCTTTGGTTGGTGAGAACGGCCGCATCGAATGGGTCAGCGGTTCCTTAGGCAGTAAAGTGACCATGCTTTATCCCACGAGTGTCCTTGGGGAAAAAGGGGCGAGCAGTTCCCATTTATCAATTTCCTGGGCGGGAAAAGGTCAGGTCAAGGATACCGGCGGCAAAGTCATTCACTTGGCCGAAAATACCAGCTCGACGATTACGGCCAAAAGCCTAAGTTCGGGCGGCGGCAAAAATATTTTCCGCGGCCAAATTAAAGTTCTCTCCGGCGCGAAAAATTGTCGAAGCTTGATGCGTTGCGATTCCTTAATTTTGGACAAAACGTCAGAGGCTGAAAGTTTTCCGAGTTTAGACATTAAAGAAAAAGACGTCGCCGTCGGTCATGAGGCAACGGTGGGCAGAATTTCCGAGGAACAATTATTTTATCTTCAATCACGAGGGATTTCGGAGAAAGAAGCGACTAATTTAATAGTTGCCGGTTTTATCGAACCCATAATTTCGGAAATTCCCCTGGAATATTCAGTGGAATTAAACAGATTAATCGAAATGGAGTTAAATTAA
- a CDS encoding iron-sulfur cluster assembly scaffold protein → MNLYKDRILDHYRKPRNFGRIVKPDASYEQENSFCGDRIGMEIKLLTHNPKLITLGEIKFWGEGCAISQASASMLTEKVKGKSLGEIKKLGKEDILSMLGIELSPARLKCALLPLEVLQKLITLL, encoded by the coding sequence ATGAATCTTTATAAAGACCGAATTCTTGATCATTATCGAAAGCCGAGAAACTTCGGGAGAATCGTCAAACCGGACGCGTCTTATGAGCAGGAAAATTCTTTTTGTGGGGACAGAATTGGCATGGAGATAAAACTCCTAACCCATAACCCCAAGCTCATAACTTTGGGTGAGATTAAATTTTGGGGCGAGGGTTGTGCGATTTCTCAAGCTTCGGCCTCGATGTTAACCGAAAAAGTCAAAGGAAAATCGTTAGGCGAAATCAAAAAACTTGGCAAAGAAGACATTTTATCCATGCTGGGGATTGAATTAAGTCCGGCCAGATTAAAGTGCGCGCTTTTACCTTTGGAGGTTTTACAAAAATTAATCACTCTGTTATAG